The Scylla paramamosain isolate STU-SP2022 chromosome 39, ASM3559412v1, whole genome shotgun sequence genome includes a window with the following:
- the LOC135092105 gene encoding RNA-binding protein lark-like: MPVRGNTFKIFVGNLSDRATGQDIRELFEAHGTVVEADVVKNYGFVHMEKEDEGQAAIEALNGHSLHGKPMVVEASTGARKGGNQKTKIFVGNLHKDSKLEELKSLFEVYGNVVEADILTNYAFVHMDDEAQAQRAIRELDGYELHGLRLRVQESTSRVRQQAGMGNPDMCYRCGSGGHWSKECPRDGRLGGSRYPDRERGRGFGSRYDPYPPPPPPSYARERMMRYRDDFDRFERYDRYYDEGLYERRYGDHPPPPPPILDDLYERRLPPLPPPPHPDYMRYGRRSPPPRYPPPPPPMRGYGPPDRRPY; the protein is encoded by the exons ATGCCCGTCCGAGGGAACACCTTCAAGATATTTGTGGGGAACCTGAGTGACCGTGCAACAGGCCAAGACATCCGAGAGCTGTTTGAGGCTCATGGCACGGTGGTGGAGGCCGACGTGGTGAAGAACTATGGCTTTGTGCacatggagaaggaggatgagggacaGGCAGCCATTGAAGCCCTCAACGGACACTCCCTTCATGGCAAG CCGATGGTGGTAGAAGCCTCAACTGGTGCCAGGAAGGGAGGCAACCAGAAGACCAAGATTTTTGTGGGTAATTTACACAAGGACTCAAAACTTGAGGAGCTGAAGAGCCTGTTTGAGGTTTATGGCAATGTGGTGGAGGCAGACATCCTGACCAACTATGCCTTTGTT CACATGGATGACGAAGCCCAAGCCCAGCGTGCCATCCGAGAACTGGATGGCTATGAGCTACATGGCCTGCGTCTCCGAGTGCAGGAATCCACCTCCCGCGTGAGGCAGCAGGCAGGCATGGGCAATCCTGACATGTGCTACCGCTGCGGCTCCGGGGGGCACTGGTCCAAGGAGTGCCCCAGGGATGGCCGCCTCGGAGGGTCCCGCTACCCTGACCGCGAGAGGGGACGAGGGTTTGGCAGCCGTTATGACCCCTACccgccccctccaccacccagcTATGCAAGGGAGAGGATGATGAGATACCGG GATGATTTTGACCGATTTGAACGCTACGATCGCTACTATGATGAGGGTCTGTACGAGCGTCGGTATGGGGaccaccctcctcccccaccccccatccTGGATGATCTGTATGAGCGACGCCTGCCCCCACTGCCTCCCCCACCACACCCAGACTACATGCGCTACGGCAGACGTTCGCCCCCGCCAAG